Proteins from one Bacteroides mediterraneensis genomic window:
- the dnaE gene encoding DNA polymerase III subunit alpha — MQDFVHLHVHTQYSILDGQASIPRLVDKAIANGMRGIAVTDHGDMFGIKEFFNYVNKKNGGTNGEIKDLKKKIAALESGKEESEDPEAEIAACKEQLEAAKKKLFKPIFGCEMYVARRRLEDKEGKPDQSGYHLVVLAKNLKGYHNLIKLVSKAWTKGFYMRPRTDRTELEKYHEGLIVCSACLGGEVPRRITAGQFEEAEEAIRWYKNLFGDDYYLELQRHKATVPRANHEVYPMQQVVNEKLIEYAKKYNIKLVCTNDVHFVDEENAEAHDRLICLSTGKDLDDPNRMLYTKQEWMKTREEMNEIFADVPEALSNTVEVCDKVEFYSIDHAPIMPTFAIPEEFGTEEEYRKKFTEKDLFDEFTRDENGNVVMDEAAAKAKIERLGGYEKLYRIKLEADYLAKLAYDGAKRRYGEHLSEEVQERIKFELHIMKTMGFPGYFLIVQDFINAARNQLDVSVGPGRGSAAGSAVAYCLGITQIDPIQYDLLFERFLNPDRISLPDIDVDFDDDGRGRVLNWVTEKYGQEKVAHIITYGTMATKLAIKDVARVQKLPLSESDRLCKLIPDKIPDKKLNLPNAIAYVPELQEAEVSPNPILRDTIKYAKMLEGNVRNTGVHACGTIICRDDITDWVPVSTADDKETGEKMLVTQYEGSVIEDTGLIKMDFLGLKTLSIIKEAIENIRQSKGIVLNIDEVPIDDPATYRLYSEGRTIGTFQFESAGMQKYLRELQPSTFEDLIAMNALYRPGPMDYIPDFIDRKHGRKPIEYDIPVMEKYLKDTYGITVYQEQVMLLSRLLADFTRGESDALRKAMGKKLRDKLDHMKPKFIEGGKKNGHDPKVLEKIWTDWEKFASYAFNKSHATCYSWVAYQTAYLKANYPSEYMAATMSRNISNITEITKLMDECKAMGVKVLGPDVNESNLKFSVNYHGDIRFGLGAIKGVGESAVQSILDERRKNGEFKNIFDFVQRVNLSACNRKNIENLALAGGFDSFSGIKREDFFVKNAKDESFSDILVRYGNKYQLDKAAAANSLFGGEHEVEVATPEIVPAPAWSDLERLNKERDLVGIYLSAHPLDEFAVILENVCNVHMAELADLTPLQNHDLVMGGIVTGVREGYTKTGKPYGIAKVEDYSGTAEFAFFGNEWVEKKNFFMEGMFLFMRGKCQPKQWRQEEWEVKVNSIELLPEVKEKVIEKLTVTAPLSAIDDQMIMEFSSLVKDCPGNAELHFLVRDEDGQMYVNLMSRTMKISVQKDLVNYLKNQPLLDYKIN, encoded by the coding sequence ATGCAGGATTTTGTTCATTTGCACGTTCATACGCAGTATTCTATTCTTGACGGACAGGCTTCTATTCCCCGGCTGGTAGACAAGGCGATAGCCAATGGTATGCGGGGAATCGCAGTGACCGACCACGGAGATATGTTCGGTATCAAGGAGTTCTTCAACTATGTCAACAAGAAGAACGGAGGTACGAACGGGGAGATTAAGGATTTGAAGAAGAAAATTGCCGCCCTCGAAAGCGGTAAGGAAGAATCGGAAGACCCCGAAGCGGAGATTGCGGCTTGCAAGGAACAGCTGGAGGCAGCGAAAAAGAAACTGTTCAAACCGATTTTCGGTTGCGAGATGTACGTGGCGCGCCGTCGGCTGGAAGACAAGGAAGGAAAGCCCGACCAGAGCGGATATCACTTGGTGGTGCTGGCCAAGAACCTGAAAGGTTATCATAACCTGATTAAGTTGGTGTCGAAGGCATGGACCAAGGGATTCTACATGCGTCCGCGTACAGACCGTACGGAACTGGAAAAATACCATGAGGGTTTGATTGTGTGCTCAGCTTGCCTGGGAGGGGAGGTGCCCCGACGTATCACGGCCGGACAGTTTGAGGAGGCCGAGGAGGCAATCCGCTGGTACAAGAATCTGTTTGGGGATGATTATTACCTGGAGTTGCAACGCCATAAGGCTACTGTACCTCGTGCCAATCATGAGGTGTATCCCATGCAGCAGGTAGTGAATGAGAAACTGATTGAATATGCCAAGAAATACAATATCAAGCTGGTGTGTACGAACGACGTACACTTTGTGGACGAGGAAAATGCCGAAGCCCACGACCGGCTTATCTGTCTGAGTACCGGAAAAGACCTGGACGACCCGAACCGTATGCTTTATACCAAACAGGAGTGGATGAAGACGCGGGAGGAGATGAACGAGATTTTCGCCGATGTGCCGGAAGCGTTGAGCAATACGGTGGAGGTGTGCGACAAAGTGGAATTTTATTCCATTGACCATGCGCCCATCATGCCGACGTTTGCCATTCCGGAGGAGTTTGGTACGGAAGAGGAATATCGCAAGAAGTTCACGGAGAAAGACTTGTTTGATGAGTTTACCCGCGACGAGAACGGCAATGTGGTGATGGATGAGGCTGCAGCCAAAGCGAAGATTGAGCGTCTGGGAGGATATGAGAAATTGTACCGTATCAAACTGGAGGCAGATTATCTGGCAAAACTGGCCTACGATGGAGCGAAAAGACGTTATGGCGAGCATCTGTCGGAAGAGGTGCAGGAACGTATCAAGTTTGAGCTGCATATCATGAAGACCATGGGTTTCCCGGGATACTTCTTGATTGTGCAGGACTTCATCAATGCGGCGCGTAACCAGCTGGATGTGTCGGTAGGACCGGGACGTGGTTCGGCGGCCGGTTCGGCAGTGGCTTACTGTCTGGGTATCACGCAGATTGACCCGATTCAGTATGACTTGCTGTTCGAGCGTTTTTTGAATCCCGACCGTATCTCCTTGCCGGATATCGATGTGGACTTCGATGATGATGGTCGAGGCCGCGTGTTGAACTGGGTGACGGAAAAGTACGGACAGGAGAAGGTGGCCCATATCATTACGTATGGTACCATGGCTACAAAGCTGGCTATCAAGGATGTGGCCCGTGTGCAGAAGCTCCCGCTTTCGGAGTCGGACCGCTTGTGTAAGCTGATTCCGGACAAGATTCCCGATAAGAAACTGAATTTGCCGAATGCCATTGCGTATGTGCCGGAGTTGCAGGAAGCGGAAGTGTCGCCGAATCCGATTTTGCGTGACACCATCAAGTATGCCAAGATGTTGGAGGGTAACGTGCGCAATACGGGCGTGCATGCCTGTGGTACGATTATCTGCCGTGACGACATTACCGACTGGGTGCCGGTAAGTACGGCCGACGACAAGGAAACCGGTGAGAAGATGCTGGTGACCCAGTATGAAGGTTCGGTGATTGAAGATACCGGACTGATTAAGATGGACTTCCTGGGACTGAAAACGCTTTCCATTATTAAGGAAGCCATCGAGAATATCCGTCAGAGCAAGGGTATTGTATTGAATATTGACGAAGTGCCGATTGACGATCCGGCTACTTACCGCTTATATAGTGAGGGACGTACCATCGGTACGTTCCAGTTTGAATCGGCAGGTATGCAGAAGTATCTGCGCGAACTTCAGCCGAGTACGTTCGAGGACTTGATTGCCATGAATGCCCTCTATCGTCCGGGACCGATGGATTACATTCCGGACTTTATCGACCGTAAGCATGGCCGGAAACCGATTGAGTATGATATCCCTGTGATGGAGAAATACTTGAAGGATACGTATGGCATTACGGTGTATCAGGAGCAGGTGATGTTGCTGTCGCGCTTGCTGGCCGACTTTACCCGAGGCGAATCGGATGCCTTGCGTAAGGCCATGGGTAAGAAGTTGCGTGACAAGCTGGACCACATGAAACCGAAGTTCATCGAGGGTGGAAAGAAGAACGGACACGACCCGAAGGTGCTTGAAAAGATTTGGACCGACTGGGAAAAATTTGCGTCGTATGCGTTCAACAAGTCGCATGCCACCTGTTATTCGTGGGTAGCTTATCAGACAGCGTACCTGAAAGCCAATTATCCGTCGGAATACATGGCGGCCACGATGAGCCGGAACATTTCGAACATCACGGAAATCACGAAACTCATGGACGAGTGCAAGGCGATGGGTGTCAAGGTGTTGGGACCGGATGTGAATGAAAGTAACCTGAAATTCTCTGTCAATTACCACGGGGATATCCGCTTCGGACTGGGAGCGATAAAAGGCGTGGGGGAATCGGCTGTTCAGAGTATTCTGGATGAACGTCGGAAAAATGGAGAATTCAAAAACATATTTGATTTTGTACAGCGGGTCAATCTGTCGGCCTGCAACCGGAAGAACATTGAAAACCTGGCACTGGCCGGGGGATTTGACAGCTTTTCGGGTATCAAACGGGAAGACTTCTTTGTGAAAAATGCCAAGGATGAATCTTTCTCGGATATATTGGTCCGCTACGGCAACAAATACCAGCTGGACAAGGCTGCCGCTGCCAATTCCCTGTTCGGTGGCGAACATGAGGTAGAGGTGGCCACTCCGGAAATTGTGCCCGCGCCGGCCTGGAGCGACTTGGAACGGCTGAACAAGGAACGTGACCTGGTGGGTATCTACTTGTCGGCCCATCCGCTGGATGAGTTTGCGGTGATTCTGGAGAATGTGTGCAACGTGCACATGGCGGAACTGGCCGATCTGACTCCGTTGCAGAACCACGACCTGGTGATGGGAGGAATTGTAACCGGGGTACGCGAAGGGTACACCAAGACCGGAAAGCCCTACGGTATCGCCAAGGTGGAAGACTATTCGGGTACGGCAGAATTTGCCTTCTTCGGCAACGAGTGGGTGGAAAAGAAGAATTTCTTCATGGAAGGCATGTTCCTGTTCATGCGTGGAAAGTGCCAGCCCAAGCAATGGCGGCAGGAAGAATGGGAGGTGAAAGTCAATTCCATTGAGCTGCTGCCGGAGGTGAAGGAAAAGGTCATCGAGAAACTGACTGTGACAGCTCCTTTGTCGGCCATCGACGACCAGATGATTATGGAATTCTCGTCTTTGGTGAAGGATTGTCCGGGAAATGCGGAGCTGCACTTCCTGGTACGCGATGAGGATGGACAGATGTATGTCAATCTGATGTCACGCACGATGAAGATTTCCGTACAGAAAGACCTTGTGAATTATTTAAAAAACCAGCCATTGTTGGACTATAAAATAAATTAG
- a CDS encoding S41 family peptidase yields the protein MKSKIILALVFVLGLISCRKDMPDMQNPRTETIYNWDQLFESYWNGMNYNYVFWDIDPTDWDKMYEVYKPKFEGIAKEGFDNKEVNDKAFEWLKEMSSTLIDNHFNLAATIPCDDTDCLYTYNPSSENLKKRKGYHDNYLNERIKALQKMIDDGRFVTGRFNIFPSTSSLDARFFISALTDSNILYLSFSRFSITTDLASPENREAMESVLNIYYDNLDDNPDLKGVIIDVRGNSGGALNDFKYVLGKFVDKPLKVFYTRKKSGIGRLDYTPYTPEYLEPYNYKCELDIPVVILADMHSISMAEMTTMAVLALPKGNGVFIGEQTWGGTGNLNSDFDATYGGQFENNILNVYTCMSSLVDSKGISYEGKGIKPTIEVPLDVDKLLQEQTDNQLEYAIDYIESEQE from the coding sequence ATGAAATCAAAAATAATACTTGCATTAGTCTTCGTTCTGGGACTGATTTCGTGCAGAAAAGATATGCCGGACATGCAAAATCCGCGTACAGAAACCATTTATAACTGGGACCAGCTATTCGAATCATACTGGAACGGAATGAATTATAATTATGTATTTTGGGACATAGACCCTACAGACTGGGATAAAATGTATGAGGTTTACAAGCCCAAATTTGAGGGAATTGCCAAAGAGGGCTTCGATAACAAGGAAGTAAATGACAAGGCTTTTGAATGGCTCAAGGAAATGTCGTCTACTCTGATTGATAATCATTTTAATTTGGCTGCTACCATTCCATGTGATGATACTGATTGTCTTTATACCTATAATCCTTCCTCTGAAAATCTGAAAAAAAGGAAAGGCTACCATGATAATTATCTTAATGAAAGAATCAAAGCCTTACAAAAAATGATTGATGATGGTAGATTTGTTACAGGTCGTTTCAATATCTTTCCCTCTACCTCTTCTCTGGATGCACGTTTCTTCATTTCTGCGTTGACAGACTCGAACATTTTATATTTGAGTTTTTCCAGATTTTCCATCACTACAGATTTAGCTAGTCCTGAAAACCGGGAAGCTATGGAATCTGTTCTCAATATCTACTATGATAACTTAGACGATAATCCCGACTTAAAAGGAGTTATCATTGATGTGAGAGGTAATTCTGGTGGGGCTTTGAACGATTTTAAGTATGTACTTGGAAAATTTGTAGACAAACCGTTAAAGGTTTTCTATACCCGGAAGAAAAGTGGTATAGGTCGTCTGGATTATACTCCATATACGCCCGAATACCTTGAGCCATATAATTATAAGTGCGAACTGGATATTCCTGTTGTCATACTGGCAGATATGCATTCTATAAGCATGGCCGAAATGACTACAATGGCTGTCTTGGCCTTGCCTAAAGGCAACGGAGTCTTTATTGGAGAACAAACTTGGGGCGGTACCGGTAATCTTAATTCTGATTTTGATGCAACTTATGGTGGACAGTTTGAAAATAATATACTGAATGTATACACATGCATGTCCAGCCTGGTCGATTCAAAAGGTATTTCGTACGAGGGTAAAGGAATAAAGCCGACTATTGAAGTGCCGCTTGATGTGGACAAATTGTTACAAGAGCAGACAGATAATCAATTGGAATATGCTATTGACTATATCGAATCAGAGCAGGAATAA
- a CDS encoding porin family protein — protein MQIKKLNLSSLRFTLLIALQCIAFSSRAQWSVGLQAGYTHNSLTTSSGYFYDRVYHPQGGFTIGIPVKYTFTDWFALGVEATFVQKGYDARRSGFYDILHDDVSNNYLSVPLYARFSFGGTRLRGFVNAGGYLGGWLSSYRKGTVYENFSNSDSESIFGLEDIKTIYHYDEKVEFDSRRDNRFEAGAMVGAGISYQLVSNLEIFGECRYYHSLTDMQKAYMRKQVPRYNNTFAFQAGVMFYFGK, from the coding sequence ATGCAAATAAAAAAATTAAACTTGAGCAGTTTACGCTTTACATTGCTCATTGCATTACAATGTATCGCCTTTTCGTCAAGGGCGCAGTGGTCTGTAGGTTTACAAGCTGGTTATACCCACAATTCACTCACCACATCGTCCGGTTATTTTTACGACCGGGTGTATCACCCACAAGGGGGATTCACCATCGGTATACCCGTAAAATATACATTTACCGACTGGTTTGCACTAGGGGTAGAAGCCACCTTTGTGCAGAAAGGTTATGATGCCCGCCGCTCCGGATTTTATGATATCCTGCACGATGATGTATCAAACAACTATCTGTCCGTTCCATTGTATGCCCGTTTCTCTTTCGGAGGTACACGGCTGCGCGGATTCGTCAATGCCGGCGGATACCTGGGTGGCTGGCTGTCAAGCTACCGGAAAGGAACTGTTTATGAGAATTTTAGTAATTCAGACTCAGAATCCATTTTCGGTTTGGAAGACATAAAGACTATTTATCATTATGACGAGAAAGTGGAATTCGATTCAAGAAGAGATAACCGTTTCGAAGCGGGAGCTATGGTAGGTGCAGGTATTTCGTATCAGCTGGTATCCAATTTGGAGATTTTCGGAGAATGCCGTTATTACCATAGTCTTACCGATATGCAGAAAGCCTATATGAGGAAGCAGGTACCACGTTATAATAACACGTTTGCTTTTCAGGCTGGTGTGATGTTCTATTTTGGTAAATAA
- a CDS encoding helix-turn-helix transcriptional regulator, with protein sequence MTRPDSILDLLDDAEHHKVMASARIDILRAMVYGNMSMPVLEESCLRRVLSVPKTTSNPNLHLKALSMMADALQEQGKYSECIPMAMQGMNLAKKLNNRVVEYSLLSTLAMASFRLEQYQDGYEYLQQIIESGSKSDDVRVLSHVSYAYGMLINQLVSDTRYEEALKAVYARRDLLERMQDMPGPPSGYIDQQKAYLYSKMANLYLSMGKTAQAEEAYRAFMQTEEAKRVESGYTILPYLQKAGRHKDVLDRIRELHTLWQGCDTVNMQYRLLLEYEAKSEGALGNYRRMAELNRYALALTDSIYMRKLNSRAQEFATIFKVNEKEKQLQEEQAKSERSSLMLIGSVVVLVLLATLVIMVYLNLRRMKRRNRIAARQIEELLAQREEFRRCLTCNDMQKDVPPMEKKAGQEEKTGGTSNQSYETFLRMEQLIMEQQLFLQPRFGRDELLRTTGIHKNDLSCLLKRYAGVPNLNSYLNRLRVEYSVKLIKEKRNFSIEAIAEEAGFNSRSTFYRAFYKQYGMTPTEYIDTL encoded by the coding sequence ATGACTCGTCCTGACAGCATTCTAGACTTGTTGGATGACGCAGAACATCATAAGGTTATGGCAAGTGCCCGTATAGATATACTACGGGCCATGGTCTACGGAAACATGAGTATGCCTGTTTTGGAGGAATCCTGTTTGCGTCGTGTCTTGTCTGTTCCGAAAACAACCTCCAATCCTAATCTTCACTTAAAAGCACTATCTATGATGGCAGACGCCTTGCAAGAACAGGGCAAGTATAGTGAATGTATTCCAATGGCTATGCAAGGCATGAATCTGGCAAAAAAACTGAATAACAGAGTCGTCGAATATAGCTTGTTGAGTACATTGGCGATGGCATCATTTAGATTAGAACAGTATCAGGACGGATATGAATACCTACAGCAGATTATAGAAAGTGGAAGCAAGTCAGATGACGTGCGCGTGTTGTCGCATGTCTCGTATGCGTACGGCATGTTGATAAATCAGCTGGTATCAGATACACGTTATGAAGAAGCCCTGAAGGCTGTATATGCGCGTCGTGACTTATTGGAACGGATGCAAGATATGCCAGGACCTCCATCCGGATATATAGACCAGCAGAAGGCTTATCTTTATTCAAAGATGGCTAATCTGTATCTGTCAATGGGAAAAACCGCACAAGCTGAAGAAGCTTATAGGGCTTTTATGCAGACGGAAGAAGCTAAGCGTGTGGAAAGCGGTTACACCATATTACCCTATCTCCAGAAGGCAGGACGTCATAAGGATGTGTTGGATAGAATACGTGAATTGCATACCTTGTGGCAGGGATGTGATACGGTAAACATGCAATATCGTCTTTTGCTGGAGTATGAAGCTAAATCAGAAGGTGCATTGGGAAACTATCGACGCATGGCCGAACTAAACAGATATGCCTTGGCATTGACAGACAGTATTTATATGCGTAAGCTCAACAGTCGCGCACAGGAATTTGCCACCATTTTCAAGGTAAATGAAAAGGAAAAGCAGCTGCAGGAAGAGCAGGCCAAGTCGGAACGCAGTTCCCTTATGTTGATTGGAAGCGTTGTGGTATTGGTATTGCTTGCAACTTTGGTGATTATGGTTTACCTGAATCTTCGCCGTATGAAACGACGTAACCGGATAGCCGCGCGCCAAATAGAAGAATTATTAGCGCAACGTGAAGAATTTCGTCGATGCCTCACTTGTAATGACATGCAGAAGGATGTTCCTCCAATGGAAAAGAAAGCCGGACAGGAAGAAAAGACGGGTGGGACTTCAAATCAGTCTTATGAGACATTCTTACGTATGGAACAACTGATAATGGAGCAACAACTCTTCTTGCAACCCCGTTTCGGACGTGACGAACTGTTGCGTACGACCGGCATTCACAAGAATGATTTAAGCTGTTTACTTAAGCGTTATGCCGGAGTTCCCAATCTTAACAGTTATCTGAATCGTTTACGGGTGGAATATTCTGTGAAACTGATAAAAGAAAAACGTAATTTTTCAATTGAAGCGATAGCCGAAGAGGCTGGTTTTAACAGCCGGTCTACGTTCTATCGTGCATTCTACAAGCAATACGGCATGACACCAACCGAATATATTGATACCTTATAA
- a CDS encoding sugar-binding domain-containing protein produces the protein MMWIIVLSVSASSGKQLFNDGWKFWLGDTLIAKNETFDDSSWKKLVLPHDWSIEQKFDKEAPAGNDGGYLPTGIGWYRKTFNISKEANGKKLQLYFEGVYMNSDVYVNGQRAGGHPYGYSSFFVDITPYVKIGENTLAVRVDNSMQKNCRWYTGSGIYRNVWWIEKNPVHVANWGIQIQTPDLQTAVVRTEVVNESAESKTVEVTMEIAGQVKKSAYNLQPQAHITAEQRFQIPDAKAWSPESPNLYTVQVKVTEQENTLDRADETFGFRTITYSAEKGLLLNGKSILLNGGCLHHDNGILGTAAYDRAEFRKAELMKQAGFNAVRTSHNVPSEAFLHACDQVGLLVIDEAFDGWREAKNTYDYHTLFDKWWERDIEAMLLRDRNHPSIFCWSIGNEVIERKKIEIVTTARKLATLCRELDPTRPVTSALAAWDSDWEIYDPLAEAHDIVGYNYMIHKAESDHLRVPSRVMMQTESYPNDAWKNFSTVKDHPYIIGDFVWTATDYIGESGIGRWYYEGDVPGEHYHRPLYPCHAAYCGDIDLTGLRKPISHYRSMLWNKNGEEHLYIAVREPDGYKGKIQTTSWSTWPTFECWNWPGHEGKLIEVEVYSHYPIVRLYLDNQLIAEKSVNEMKAIFSLPYKAGVLKAEGLRDGKVMEATTLSTADAPVSLRLTADREVLHADGKDLSFLTIEAIDEAGHVVPIADNLLSVSVQGAGSLQALGNADIKDEDPYFDPTHHLWKGRALAVIRSNGKKGTAIVRIKAEEMDKRKEVTQTIRLQFK, from the coding sequence ATGATGTGGATAATCGTGCTGTCGGTTTCAGCATCATCCGGAAAACAATTATTCAATGATGGATGGAAATTTTGGTTAGGCGATACCCTAATCGCAAAAAATGAAACCTTCGATGATTCTTCGTGGAAGAAGCTGGTACTGCCACACGACTGGAGCATCGAACAAAAATTCGACAAAGAAGCTCCGGCAGGAAACGACGGCGGCTATCTCCCCACCGGAATCGGCTGGTACCGAAAGACGTTCAATATATCTAAAGAAGCCAATGGAAAGAAACTGCAACTCTATTTTGAAGGAGTATACATGAATTCGGATGTATACGTCAACGGACAGCGTGCAGGCGGACATCCTTATGGCTATTCCTCCTTTTTTGTCGATATCACCCCTTATGTAAAAATTGGAGAAAATACCCTCGCGGTACGTGTAGACAATTCAATGCAGAAAAACTGCCGATGGTATACCGGGTCGGGCATTTATCGGAATGTCTGGTGGATAGAAAAGAATCCAGTCCATGTAGCCAACTGGGGAATCCAGATTCAGACACCCGACCTACAGACAGCTGTTGTAAGGACAGAGGTCGTAAATGAAAGTGCAGAAAGCAAAACAGTCGAGGTTACTATGGAAATTGCCGGGCAAGTCAAAAAAAGCGCCTATAACCTGCAACCCCAAGCACACATCACAGCCGAACAACGCTTTCAGATTCCAGACGCTAAAGCCTGGAGTCCCGAATCCCCCAACCTGTATACCGTACAAGTCAAGGTAACCGAACAAGAGAATACCCTGGACCGTGCAGACGAAACTTTTGGCTTCCGCACTATAACTTATTCAGCTGAAAAAGGCCTCCTTCTAAATGGAAAATCCATCTTGCTGAACGGCGGATGCCTGCATCACGACAATGGCATACTGGGAACAGCCGCATACGACCGTGCAGAATTCCGAAAAGCAGAACTGATGAAACAGGCAGGATTCAATGCCGTACGAACCTCCCACAATGTACCTTCGGAGGCCTTCCTCCATGCTTGTGACCAAGTGGGATTGCTGGTCATTGATGAAGCATTTGATGGCTGGCGTGAAGCCAAAAACACCTATGACTACCATACATTATTCGATAAATGGTGGGAACGCGACATAGAGGCAATGCTCCTTCGCGACCGCAATCATCCCAGTATCTTTTGCTGGAGTATCGGAAATGAAGTCATCGAACGCAAAAAGATAGAGATTGTAACCACAGCCCGCAAACTTGCCACGCTTTGCCGAGAACTGGATCCCACTCGTCCGGTCACTTCCGCACTTGCAGCTTGGGACAGCGACTGGGAAATCTACGACCCACTGGCAGAGGCACACGACATTGTAGGATACAACTACATGATTCATAAAGCAGAAAGTGACCACCTGCGCGTACCTTCCCGGGTGATGATGCAGACGGAATCATATCCGAATGACGCATGGAAGAATTTCAGCACCGTGAAAGACCATCCATACATCATCGGTGATTTTGTGTGGACGGCCACGGATTATATCGGCGAATCTGGTATCGGACGTTGGTATTATGAAGGGGATGTCCCCGGCGAACATTATCACCGTCCACTTTATCCGTGTCATGCCGCTTATTGTGGTGACATTGACCTGACCGGATTACGCAAACCTATCAGCCATTACCGTTCAATGCTCTGGAATAAAAACGGAGAGGAGCATTTGTACATTGCCGTAAGAGAGCCTGACGGATACAAAGGCAAGATACAGACCACTTCCTGGTCTACCTGGCCTACGTTCGAATGTTGGAACTGGCCTGGCCACGAAGGGAAACTCATTGAAGTAGAAGTATATTCCCATTATCCTATAGTCCGGCTTTATCTGGACAACCAACTGATAGCAGAAAAGTCTGTCAACGAAATGAAGGCAATCTTCTCACTGCCTTATAAAGCGGGAGTACTGAAAGCAGAAGGTCTACGCGACGGGAAAGTAATGGAAGCCACCACCTTATCCACTGCAGATGCTCCAGTCTCTCTCCGTCTGACAGCTGACAGAGAGGTACTGCATGCCGACGGAAAAGACCTTTCCTTCTTAACAATAGAAGCAATAGATGAAGCCGGCCATGTAGTTCCCATAGCCGATAACCTGCTGTCTGTTTCTGTACAAGGAGCGGGAAGTCTACAGGCTTTAGGCAATGCAGACATCAAGGATGAAGACCCTTATTTCGACCCTACACATCATTTATGGAAAGGCCGAGCACTGGCTGTCATACGCTCGAACGGCAAGAAAGGTACGGCCATTGTCCGAATTAAGGCTGAAGAGATGGACAAAAGAAAAGAAGTCACCCAAACAATCCGACTACAGTTCAAATAA
- a CDS encoding twin-arginine translocase TatA/TatE family subunit, with protein sequence MNTTLLFMGIGTQEFLFIILIILILFGGKKIPELMKGLGKGVKSFKEGMNEVEENLKETDNKKEEVSSTDHKEK encoded by the coding sequence ATGAATACGACCTTATTGTTTATGGGTATCGGTACCCAGGAATTCTTATTTATCATCCTGATTATCCTGATACTGTTCGGTGGAAAGAAGATTCCGGAACTGATGAAAGGTCTCGGAAAAGGAGTAAAAAGCTTCAAAGAGGGTATGAACGAAGTGGAAGAAAACCTGAAAGAAACAGACAACAAAAAAGAGGAAGTTTCTTCTACTGACCATAAAGAAAAATAA
- the tatC gene encoding twin-arginine translocase subunit TatC yields the protein MKPNEPTELTFWDHLDALRQTIIHIACAVVVLMLLAFCFKDELFGVILAPKEGDFCTYRFFAWLGQVLHISGLEAQTLPVKLINTQLSGQFLMHMSVSFYAGILLASPYILYQLFHFVSPALYQNEKKYSRRLIFWSYLLFLTGVLFSYFLIFPFTFRFLSTYQVSPEVENTIVLSSYIDTLNMLSLMMGITFEIPVLTWLLAKFGILSADFMAKYRKHAWVLAMMIAAIITPTSDVFTMLIVTFPIVLLYEISIGVVRHTVKRKRLKRN from the coding sequence GTGAAGCCGAACGAACCAACGGAACTCACCTTTTGGGACCACCTGGACGCACTCCGCCAAACGATTATCCATATCGCCTGCGCGGTAGTGGTACTCATGTTGCTGGCTTTCTGCTTCAAGGACGAACTTTTTGGCGTGATTCTGGCACCCAAGGAGGGGGATTTCTGTACCTACCGTTTCTTCGCCTGGCTGGGACAGGTGCTTCATATTTCCGGTCTGGAAGCGCAGACACTTCCGGTCAAACTCATCAACACCCAGCTCTCCGGGCAGTTTCTCATGCACATGAGTGTTTCGTTTTATGCGGGCATCCTGCTGGCCTCTCCTTACATTCTTTACCAGCTTTTTCATTTCGTATCCCCTGCCCTCTACCAGAACGAGAAGAAATATTCCCGTCGCCTGATATTCTGGAGTTACCTGCTGTTCCTCACAGGGGTATTGTTCAGCTATTTCCTGATTTTTCCTTTTACCTTCCGTTTCCTGTCCACCTACCAGGTGAGTCCGGAAGTGGAGAACACCATCGTGCTCAGCTCTTATATCGACACGCTGAACATGCTGAGCCTGATGATGGGCATCACATTTGAAATACCGGTACTGACCTGGCTGCTGGCAAAATTCGGTATTCTGTCGGCCGACTTTATGGCTAAATACAGAAAACACGCCTGGGTCCTCGCAATGATGATTGCAGCCATCATCACTCCTACCTCAGACGTGTTTACCATGCTGATTGTCACCTTCCCCATCGTCCTCCTATACGAAATCAGCATCGGAGTGGTGCGTCATACCGTAAAGAGGAAGCGACTAAAAAGAAACTGA